A part of Silvimonas soli genomic DNA contains:
- a CDS encoding CDGSH iron-sulfur domain-containing protein, giving the protein MSKEIVRGSSAVIEFDSERCIHSRHCVLDRPDVFVPNVAGEWIHPDQASTAELLELARNCPSGAIQCQGLDGTLLEAAPLVNTVRVRENGPLAMHGPIYINGQTQGYRATFCRCGASSHKPFCDGSHAGAGFTASGEAPAATSEPLAQRNGDLQIEPTPNGPLHVTGCLEVVTGTGKTINRVTDAWLCRCGHSGNKPYCDGSHVKAGFRSEP; this is encoded by the coding sequence ATGAGCAAGGAAATCGTTCGCGGTAGCAGTGCCGTTATCGAGTTTGATAGCGAGCGCTGCATTCACTCTCGCCACTGCGTACTGGATAGGCCAGATGTCTTTGTGCCCAATGTGGCCGGAGAATGGATACACCCTGACCAGGCCAGCACGGCCGAACTACTGGAGCTGGCCCGCAACTGCCCGTCCGGTGCCATTCAGTGCCAAGGTCTGGACGGCACTTTGCTGGAGGCGGCGCCGCTGGTGAACACCGTACGGGTGCGCGAGAACGGCCCTTTGGCGATGCATGGGCCAATTTATATCAACGGTCAGACGCAAGGTTATCGCGCCACATTCTGCCGCTGCGGGGCTTCCAGCCATAAGCCATTCTGTGATGGCAGTCATGCCGGGGCCGGGTTTACCGCCAGCGGTGAAGCACCCGCCGCGACCAGCGAACCGCTGGCGCAACGCAACGGTGATCTGCAAATTGAACCCACACCCAATGGCCCGTTGCATGTCACCGGCTGTCTGGAAGTGGTGACCGGCACCGGCAAAACCATTAACCGCGTCACCGATGCCTGGTTATGCCGTTGCGGCCACTCTGGCAACAAACCGTACTGCGACGGTAGCCATGTCAAAGCCGGTTTTCGCAGCGAACCCTGA
- a CDS encoding transporter substrate-binding domain-containing protein, with translation MGLHIQRAAGALLLLGLLCLAPQLAAQVIITNPATEPKEQLALSVLKLALSKSMPDATFQALPQFSEEARSVEYLKEGKMSVMWAGTQPSYEQELTPIRIPLEKGMLGYRIFIIRKGDQPKFDQVKTLDDLKKLKAGQGRFWGDTAVLKSANLPVVTPVKYASMFPMLEGERFDYFPRAIHEPWSEVEKYKDLNLEVEKHILLVYPFAMYFFVAKDNKPLADAITRGMEAAIKDGSYDKLFYSNPLVSDALSRGHLKDRLVFRIPNPYMSPETPVNRPELWLDITKY, from the coding sequence ATGGGTTTGCATATCCAGCGCGCCGCAGGGGCGCTTTTGTTGCTGGGACTGCTGTGTCTGGCACCCCAGCTCGCCGCACAAGTCATCATCACCAATCCGGCCACCGAGCCCAAAGAGCAACTGGCGCTGTCGGTGCTCAAGCTGGCTTTGTCCAAATCCATGCCGGATGCCACTTTCCAGGCGCTGCCGCAGTTCTCGGAAGAAGCGCGCTCGGTCGAATACCTCAAGGAAGGCAAGATGTCTGTGATGTGGGCCGGCACTCAACCTTCGTACGAGCAAGAACTGACGCCGATCCGCATCCCGCTGGAAAAAGGCATGCTCGGCTACCGGATTTTCATCATCCGCAAAGGCGATCAACCCAAGTTTGATCAGGTGAAAACGCTGGACGACCTGAAAAAACTCAAAGCCGGTCAGGGCCGTTTCTGGGGCGATACCGCAGTGCTCAAATCGGCCAATCTCCCAGTGGTGACGCCGGTCAAATACGCCAGCATGTTCCCGATGCTGGAAGGCGAGCGCTTTGATTACTTTCCCCGCGCCATCCACGAACCGTGGAGCGAGGTGGAAAAATACAAAGACCTGAATCTGGAAGTGGAAAAACACATCCTGCTGGTCTACCCGTTTGCCATGTATTTCTTTGTCGCCAAAGACAACAAACCGCTGGCGGATGCCATCACGCGCGGCATGGAAGCAGCCATCAAGGACGGCAGCTACGACAAGCTGTTTTACAGCAACCCGCTGGTGTCCGATGCGCTGTCACGCGGGCATCTGAAAGACCGGCTGGTGTTCCGTATTCCCAATCCGTACATGTCGCCGGAAACCCCGGTCAATCGGCCCGAACTGTGGCTGGATATCACCAAATACTAA
- a CDS encoding methyl-accepting chemotaxis protein: MTTRSISTRLIGTVSVVVLVITILVLGVSYALVSHQAQQDLQEKIGESSDVLGIVLRDPVFTYDNGQISAILASFIKQNHVYRLHVADQRGKVLGEIKQEQTVSDSLLQSQTIKLVGEDGNALGQVVVDFRTDSVGQQIRVTSLYVVGAVLCVLAGVMFSLAIMMRTFVTSPVKRINRALGEIAAGGGDLTKRLTISSHDELGELAGSFNRFVENLHTLLSTVVGSAKQLSVAADGLAARTSEVSAASRKQLEGAEETAQSLAEMSKVAQDVASSATRSATSTHEAKQQTQSGVSVVTNTVEQVGQLGAEITDTRDRIIDLRNDCNAVTRVLDVIRNIAEQTNLLALNAAIEAARAGEAGRGFAVVADEVRKLAQLTGASTSEIAEMVDKLQSAARNAGEAMDRSHARVDDTVQRSQEAGVSLERIRDNIDIIDDMNVHVAAAAEQQSRTISGISSNVESIQRLAHQVNDMSASAHAESREVLNIGESLRNELGKFHL, from the coding sequence ATGACAACAAGATCAATCAGTACCCGCCTGATCGGCACCGTGAGCGTCGTGGTGCTGGTCATCACCATCCTGGTGCTGGGGGTAAGCTATGCGCTGGTTTCACACCAGGCGCAGCAAGACCTGCAGGAAAAAATCGGCGAAAGCTCAGACGTGCTGGGCATCGTCTTGCGTGATCCGGTGTTCACCTACGACAACGGCCAGATCAGCGCGATTCTGGCGTCGTTCATCAAACAGAATCACGTTTACCGGCTGCACGTGGCAGACCAACGCGGCAAGGTGCTGGGCGAGATCAAGCAAGAGCAAACGGTGTCTGACAGCTTGTTGCAAAGCCAGACCATCAAACTGGTCGGCGAAGATGGCAATGCGTTGGGTCAGGTGGTGGTGGATTTCCGTACCGATTCGGTCGGTCAGCAAATCCGCGTTACCTCGCTGTACGTGGTGGGCGCCGTGTTGTGTGTGCTGGCAGGGGTGATGTTCAGCCTGGCCATCATGATGCGCACCTTTGTGACCAGCCCGGTCAAACGCATCAACCGGGCACTGGGCGAAATCGCGGCCGGTGGCGGCGATCTGACCAAACGGCTGACTATTTCCAGCCATGACGAACTGGGCGAACTGGCGGGCAGCTTCAACCGCTTTGTGGAAAACCTGCACACCCTGCTCAGTACGGTGGTGGGTTCGGCCAAACAGTTGTCGGTGGCCGCAGATGGCCTGGCCGCACGCACCAGCGAAGTCTCCGCCGCCAGCCGCAAACAGCTGGAAGGCGCGGAAGAAACCGCACAATCACTGGCCGAGATGTCCAAAGTGGCGCAAGACGTGGCCAGCAGCGCCACGCGTTCGGCCACCAGCACGCACGAGGCCAAGCAACAGACCCAATCCGGCGTTAGCGTGGTCACCAACACGGTTGAACAAGTCGGCCAGCTGGGTGCCGAGATTACCGATACGCGGGATCGCATTATTGATCTGCGCAACGACTGCAATGCCGTCACGCGCGTGCTGGACGTGATCCGCAATATCGCTGAACAAACCAATCTGCTGGCCTTGAACGCCGCCATCGAAGCCGCCCGTGCGGGCGAGGCGGGCCGGGGTTTTGCAGTCGTGGCCGATGAAGTGCGCAAACTGGCCCAACTGACCGGTGCTTCCACCAGCGAAATCGCCGAGATGGTCGACAAACTGCAATCGGCCGCGCGCAATGCCGGTGAAGCGATGGACCGCAGCCACGCCCGCGTGGATGACACCGTACAGCGCTCGCAAGAAGCCGGCGTTTCGCTGGAGCGCATCCGCGACAATATCGACATCATTGACGACATGAACGTGCACGTGGCCGCCGCCGCAGAACAGCAAAGCCGCACCATCTCTGGCATCAGCAGCAATGTGGAATCCATCCAGCGGCTGGCGCATCAGGTAAACGACATGTCCGCTTCGGCCCACGCCGAAAGTCGTGAAGTGCTGAATATTGGCGAGAGCCTGCGTAACGAACTGGGTAAATTCCACTTGTGA